Proteins co-encoded in one Arachis stenosperma cultivar V10309 chromosome 7, arast.V10309.gnm1.PFL2, whole genome shotgun sequence genomic window:
- the LOC130941592 gene encoding 3beta,22alpha-dihydroxysteroid 3-dehydrogenase-like, with protein sequence MAASIIFLFFAIITLAAGILLRRKHRHRNHRLPPGSLGLPFVGETIQLISAYKSDNPEPFIDQRVNRYGPIFTTHVFGEPTVFSADPETNRFFLLNEGKLFDCSYPGSISNLLGKHSLLLMKGALHKRMHSLTASFANSSIIKDHLLLDIDRLIRLNLDSWSDRVLLMEEAKKITFELTVKQLMSFDPGEWTENLRKEYVLVIEGFFTLPFPLFSTTYRRAIKARRKVAEALTLIVRERRKESETEEGKKNDMLGALLGSGNRFSDEQIVDFMVALLVAGYETTSTIMTLAVKFLTETPLALAQLKEEHDQIRSKKSNSEAALEWSDYKSMAFTQCVVNETLRVGNIIGGIFRRAMTDINIKGYTIPKGWKVFASFRAVHLNPDHFKDARTFNPWRWQSNTEVTCPTNVYTPFGGGPRRCPGYELARVLLSVFLHRMVTQYSWYPAEEDKLVFFPTTRTQKRYPIIVKRREDYNKLCKSQ encoded by the exons ATGGCTGCTTCTATTATCTTCCTCTTTTTTGCTATCATAACACTCGCCGCCGGGATCCTCCTCCGCCGCAAACACCGCCACCGCAACCACCGCCTACCCCCGGGGAGCCTAGGTCTCCCCTTTGTCGGCGAAACCATACAGCTAATCTCCGCCTACAAGAGCGACAATCCCGAACCGTTCATAGACCAGCGAGTGAACCGGTACGGTCCGATCTTCACAACGCACGTGTTCGGCGAACCGACGGTTTTTTCGGCTGATCCGGAAACGAACCGGTTTTTTCTTCTGAACGAAGGGAAGCTTTTCGATTGCAGCTACCCCGGCTCGATATCGAATCTCTTGGGGAAACACTCGTTGCTGTTGATGAAAGGTGCACTTCATAAGAGAATGCATTCACTCACTGCTAGCTTCGCTAACTCTTCCATTATCAAggatcatcttcttcttgaTATTGACCGACTTATACGTCTCAACTTGGATTCCTGGTCCGACCGGGTTCTTCTCATGGAGGAGGCCAAAAAG ATAACATTTGAGTTGACAGTGAAGCAGCTTATGAGCTTTGATCCCGGAGAATGGACTGAAAATCTAAGGAAAGAGTATGTTCTTGTGATTGAAGGATTCTTCACTCTCCCTTTTCCTCTCTTCTCTACTACTTACCGCAGAGCCATCAAG GCAAGAAGGAAGGTGGCGGAGGCACTAACGTTGATAGTGAGGGAGAGGAGAAAAGAAAGTGAAACAGAGGAGGGAAAAAAGAATGATATGCTGGGGGCACTGTTAGGCTCCGGCAACCGCTTTTCCGACGAGCAAATAGTGGATTTCATGGTGGCATTGCTTGTCGCCGGCTACGAAACCACCTCCACGATAATGACTCTGGCCGTCAAGTTCCTCACGGAGACTCCTCTAGCCTTAGCACAACTCAAG gAGGAACATGATCAAATTCGGTCAAAGAAGAGTAACTCAGAGGCAGCATTGGAGTGGTCAGATTATAAGTCAATGGCATTTACCCAATGC GTTGTGAACGAGACTTTGCGTGTGGGAAACATAATTGGTGGGATATTTAGGAGAGCAATGACAGACATTAACATCAAAG GTTACACTATTCCTAAGGGATGGAAGGTCTTTGCATCATTTCGTGCTGTGCATCTAAACCCAGATCATTTCAAAGATGCTCGCACCTTCAATCCATGGAGATGGCAG AGTAACACGGAAGTAACATGCCCTACAAATGTATATACTCCGTTTGGCGGAGGGCCACGGCGGTGCCCTGGCTACGAGCTAGCCAGAGTGCTGCTATCCGTCTTCCTTCATCGCATGGTAACCCAATACAG TTGGTACCCTGCAGAGGAAGATAAGTTGGTGTTTTTTCCAACAACTAGGACACAGAAGAGGTACCCTATCATAGTGAAGCGTAGAGAGGATTACAATAAACTATGTAAATCACAATGA